The sequence GCTGGGGCAGCTGATGTTCGATGCGATCCGCCGCGGGACAAGCCGGTATACCGAAGCCCAGCGCGCAGCGTGGCTGCCTGCGCCGAACACCGGCCCGGACTGGACCGCCCGGCTGGCGGCGCAGCGTGTCTGGGTCGCTGTCGCAAATGGTGTCCCGGCGGGTTTCATCACCCTTGCAGGCGAGGATTACATCGACCTCGCCTTTGTCGCGCCCCGGTCGCAGGGCAAAGGCGTGTTTCGCGCGCTTTATGCGCCGCTGGAAGCGGCGGCGCGGGGCCAGCCGCGGCTGCGGACCCATGCGAGCCTGATGGCGCAACCCGCCTTTCTGGCGCTGGGTTTCCATGTTATCCGTCATGAAAGCGTGTGCCGCGCGGGCGAGGTGCTGCGGCGGGCAGAGATGGAGAAGCTGCTGTTATGACTCCCGAAGACATCGCGAGGTTGCCCTATCGTCCCTGCGTCGGCGTGATGCTCGTCAACGCGCGGGGCGAAGCCTTTGTCGGCCAGCGGATGGACCGCGACCAGACGGCCTGGCAGATGCCGCAGGGGGGAATCGAAAAGGGGGAGGAACCCCGCGAAGCCGCCCTGCGGGAACTGGAGGAGGAAACCGGGGTTTCCCGTGATCTTGTCACGGTGATGGCGGAAACGCGCA is a genomic window of Sulfitobacter alexandrii containing:
- a CDS encoding GNAT family N-acetyltransferase; the encoded protein is MQVRPRRQDGRDDAALGQLMFDAIRRGTSRYTEAQRAAWLPAPNTGPDWTARLAAQRVWVAVANGVPAGFITLAGEDYIDLAFVAPRSQGKGVFRALYAPLEAAARGQPRLRTHASLMAQPAFLALGFHVIRHESVCRAGEVLRRAEMEKLLL